One segment of Yersinia kristensenii DNA contains the following:
- a CDS encoding MFS transporter, translating into MSPSATDGMPVPQRYAAVVVIALGIMIAVLDGTIANVALPTIARDLNASPATSIWVVNAYQLAITVSLLSMASLGDIIGYRRVYQAGLLVFSVTSLFCALSDSLWTLTFARVLQGLGAAALMSVNTALIRIIYPKAQLGRGIGINALIVAVSAAAGPTIAAAVLSVASWQWLFAINVPIGLVAWGLGMKFLPANNMKSNGNRFDVTSSIMNALTFGLLITAISGFAQEQSPTLIAAEVIALLVIGFFFVRRQLNQPFPLLPVDLLRIPIFALSIGTSVCSFAAQMLAMVSLPFFLQTVLGRDEVATGLLLTPWPLATMVIAPIAGRLVERYHAGLLGGIGLAVFASGLFLLAILPTNPSDMDIIWRMVVCGAGFGLFQAPNNHTIISAAPQNRSGGASGMLGTARLLGQTSGAALVALMFNLFATNGTHASLILAGCFASIAALVSLLRVSQKRS; encoded by the coding sequence ATGAGCCCATCTGCAACCGATGGAATGCCGGTTCCACAACGCTATGCCGCCGTCGTTGTTATTGCTTTAGGTATTATGATTGCGGTGCTGGACGGCACTATCGCCAATGTCGCATTACCGACCATTGCCCGTGACCTTAATGCCAGCCCCGCCACTTCTATCTGGGTCGTGAATGCTTATCAGTTAGCCATCACCGTATCTTTACTTTCAATGGCATCACTGGGCGATATTATTGGTTATCGACGGGTTTATCAGGCCGGCTTACTGGTATTCAGTGTGACATCCCTGTTTTGCGCCTTGTCCGATTCCTTATGGACTCTCACATTTGCTCGCGTACTGCAAGGGTTGGGTGCCGCCGCATTAATGAGTGTGAACACCGCTCTGATCCGAATTATTTATCCCAAAGCTCAGTTAGGGCGAGGTATCGGCATTAATGCCTTGATTGTGGCGGTTTCTGCGGCTGCGGGGCCAACCATTGCCGCCGCAGTGTTGTCAGTTGCCTCCTGGCAGTGGCTATTTGCCATAAACGTGCCGATAGGCCTGGTCGCTTGGGGGCTGGGCATGAAGTTCTTACCTGCCAACAATATGAAAAGCAACGGCAACCGTTTCGATGTCACCAGCAGTATTATGAACGCGCTGACCTTTGGTTTACTGATAACCGCCATCAGTGGTTTTGCCCAGGAGCAAAGCCCGACACTGATTGCCGCTGAAGTGATTGCATTGCTGGTCATCGGCTTTTTCTTTGTGCGCCGCCAACTCAACCAGCCCTTCCCCTTGCTGCCCGTGGATTTGCTACGCATTCCTATTTTTGCGCTGTCGATCGGCACATCAGTGTGCTCCTTTGCCGCACAAATGCTGGCCATGGTTTCGCTGCCTTTCTTTTTACAAACAGTATTGGGCCGTGATGAAGTCGCCACCGGGCTGCTATTAACCCCGTGGCCACTCGCCACCATGGTGATCGCCCCTATCGCCGGGCGATTAGTTGAGCGTTATCATGCCGGATTACTCGGTGGGATTGGTCTGGCAGTATTTGCCAGTGGGCTATTTCTGTTAGCCATATTGCCAACCAATCCCAGTGATATGGATATTATTTGGCGCATGGTGGTGTGCGGTGCAGGTTTTGGCCTGTTTCAGGCACCCAATAACCACACGATTATTTCTGCTGCCCCCCAAAATCGCAGCGGTGGAGCCAGTGGTATGCTGGGCACCGCACGCCTTCTGGGGCAGACATCAGGGGCTGCATTGGTCGCTTTGATGTTTAATCTATTTGCAACTAATGGGACACATGCATCACTCATCCTGGCGGGCTGTTTCGCCAGTATTGCAGCACTGGTCAGCCTACTGCGAGTCAGCCAGAAACGCAGTTAA
- the htpX gene encoding protease HtpX translates to MMRIALFLLTNLAVMLVFGLVLSLTGIQSSSVQGLMIMAGLFGFGGAFVSLLMSKWMALRSVGGEVIEQPRNETERWLLETVRRQSQQAGIAMPQVAIYQAPDINAFATGARRDASLVAVSTGLLQNMSRDEAEAVIAHEISHVANGDMVTMTLIQGIVNTFVIFISRLIAQVAAGFLSGDRDNEGSSSGNPMVYFAVSMVLELVFGILASIITMWFSRHREFHADAGSARLVGREKMIAALQRLKTSYEPQEAGTLMAFCINGKSKSFSELFMSHPPLDKRIEALRSGEYLK, encoded by the coding sequence ATGATGCGTATCGCTCTATTCCTTCTCACCAACCTGGCTGTCATGTTGGTGTTCGGGTTGGTGCTTAGCCTGACAGGTATTCAGTCCAGCAGTGTGCAGGGGCTGATGATCATGGCCGGTCTGTTTGGTTTCGGCGGCGCATTCGTTTCGTTGCTGATGTCCAAGTGGATGGCGCTGCGTTCCGTGGGCGGTGAAGTGATTGAACAGCCGCGTAATGAAACTGAACGCTGGTTGTTGGAGACGGTTCGCCGTCAGTCTCAGCAGGCAGGCATTGCTATGCCACAAGTGGCTATTTACCAGGCGCCGGATATTAACGCCTTCGCCACCGGTGCTCGTCGTGATGCTTCACTGGTCGCCGTCAGCACCGGTTTGTTGCAGAACATGAGCCGCGATGAAGCCGAGGCAGTTATTGCCCATGAAATCAGCCATGTGGCAAATGGTGATATGGTCACCATGACCTTGATTCAAGGTATTGTGAATACCTTTGTTATCTTCATTTCGCGCTTGATTGCACAGGTGGCTGCCGGCTTCTTGTCGGGTGATCGTGATAATGAAGGGAGCAGTTCAGGTAACCCAATGGTTTACTTTGCGGTATCCATGGTATTGGAGCTGGTGTTTGGTATTCTTGCCAGCATTATTACCATGTGGTTCTCACGTCATCGTGAATTCCATGCCGATGCCGGCTCAGCCAGATTGGTCGGGCGTGAGAAGATGATTGCCGCATTGCAGCGGTTAAAAACCAGCTATGAGCCGCAGGAAGCAGGGACTCTGATGGCTTTCTGCATTAACGGTAAATCTAAATCATTCAGCGAGCTGTTTATGTCCCATCCACCGCTGGACAAACGTATTGAAGCTTTGCGTTCGGGTGAATACCTGAAATAA
- the prc gene encoding carboxy terminal-processing peptidase: MNKFVRLTAIAGLLLAGASYAADTTYRIDQLPQLHQEPEHATVSERVTSRFTRSHYRQFALDDQFSAKIFDRFLNMLDYSHNVLLASDVAQFADKKHSLDDELKSGQLDTPYALFNLAQKRRFERYQYALSVLDRPMDFTGNDTIDIDRSKAPWPTSEAELNKLWDAKVKYDELNLKLTGKTDKEIKETLTKRYQAAIKRLTQSNSEDVFQLIMNAFAHEIDPHTNYLSPRNTEQFNTEMSLSLEGIGAVLQMDDDYTLINSMVPGGPAAKSKTIAVGDRVIGVGQTGKPMVDVIGWRLDDVVALIKGPKGSKVRLEILPAGKGTKPRTVTLTRERIRLEDRAVKMSVKTIGKERVGVLDIPGFYVGLTEDVKVQLQKLEKENVSSIIIDLRSNGGGALTEAVSLSGLFIPSGPVVQVRDNNGKVREDSDTDGVVYYKGPLVVLVDRYSASASEIFAAAMQDYGRALIVGEPTFGKGTVQQYRSLNRIYDQMLRPEWPALGSLQYTIQKFYRVDGGSTQRKGVVPDIVMPTGVDPAETGESFEDNALPWDSINAASYTKTGDLKPLEPELLKTHAARIAADPEFQHIQQDIERYKALKDKKNIVSLNYAQREKENHEDDATRLNRLNERFKREGKKPLKSLEDLPKDYQEPDPYLDETVHIALDLAHKEKAQPQVESQPAAPAQSATAAK; the protein is encoded by the coding sequence ATGAACAAATTTGTCAGACTAACAGCAATCGCAGGCTTGTTACTGGCGGGGGCAAGTTACGCGGCTGATACAACGTATCGCATCGATCAACTTCCTCAATTGCACCAGGAACCAGAGCATGCAACCGTGAGTGAGCGCGTAACATCGCGCTTCACTCGCTCTCACTATCGTCAGTTTGCATTGGACGATCAGTTTTCCGCCAAAATATTTGATCGCTTCCTCAACATGCTGGATTACAGCCATAACGTGTTGTTGGCATCAGATGTGGCACAGTTCGCGGATAAAAAACATTCGCTGGACGACGAGTTAAAATCCGGCCAGCTAGATACGCCGTATGCATTATTCAATCTGGCGCAAAAACGCCGTTTTGAACGCTATCAATATGCGCTGTCAGTTTTAGACCGGCCAATGGATTTCACCGGTAATGACACCATTGATATTGATCGCAGCAAAGCGCCTTGGCCGACTAGCGAAGCTGAGCTGAATAAGCTTTGGGACGCTAAAGTCAAGTATGATGAACTCAATTTGAAATTAACCGGTAAAACGGATAAAGAAATCAAAGAGACGTTGACCAAGCGCTATCAGGCTGCCATTAAGCGCTTGACGCAAAGTAATAGCGAAGACGTCTTCCAGCTGATTATGAATGCGTTCGCTCACGAAATTGACCCACATACCAATTACTTATCCCCACGAAACACCGAACAGTTCAATACCGAAATGAGCTTGTCTCTGGAAGGTATTGGTGCAGTTCTGCAAATGGATGATGATTACACATTAATCAACTCCATGGTTCCAGGGGGCCCGGCAGCGAAAAGTAAAACTATCGCCGTGGGTGACCGGGTGATCGGTGTAGGGCAAACCGGCAAACCGATGGTGGATGTCATCGGCTGGCGTCTGGATGATGTCGTCGCGCTAATTAAAGGGCCGAAGGGCAGTAAAGTCCGGTTGGAAATTTTACCTGCTGGTAAAGGGACTAAACCGCGCACTGTGACCTTGACGCGTGAGCGTATTCGTTTGGAAGACCGCGCGGTGAAAATGTCGGTGAAAACCATCGGCAAAGAACGTGTCGGGGTGCTGGATATTCCGGGCTTCTATGTTGGCCTGACCGAAGACGTCAAGGTGCAATTGCAGAAGCTGGAAAAAGAAAATGTCAGCAGCATTATCATTGACTTACGCAGCAATGGTGGTGGGGCTCTGACTGAAGCTGTCTCGCTGTCGGGTTTGTTTATTCCGAGTGGGCCGGTGGTTCAGGTACGGGATAACAATGGCAAAGTGCGCGAAGACAGTGATACTGATGGCGTGGTGTATTACAAAGGCCCGCTGGTGGTCTTGGTTGACCGCTATAGTGCCTCTGCTTCCGAGATTTTTGCTGCTGCAATGCAAGACTATGGCCGTGCATTAATTGTCGGTGAGCCGACCTTCGGTAAAGGCACGGTTCAGCAGTACCGTTCGCTGAATCGCATTTACGATCAAATGCTGCGCCCTGAATGGCCAGCATTGGGCTCACTGCAATACACTATCCAGAAATTCTATCGGGTAGATGGCGGCAGTACTCAACGTAAAGGGGTTGTCCCAGATATCGTGATGCCAACGGGGGTTGATCCGGCAGAAACCGGTGAAAGCTTCGAAGATAATGCCTTGCCTTGGGACAGCATTAATGCTGCCAGCTATACCAAGACGGGCGACTTGAAACCGCTGGAGCCGGAGTTGCTCAAAACGCATGCCGCACGTATCGCCGCTGATCCTGAATTCCAACATATTCAGCAAGATATTGAGCGTTATAAGGCACTGAAAGATAAGAAGAACATTGTCTCTCTTAATTACGCTCAACGTGAAAAAGAGAACCATGAGGATGATGCCACGCGGCTGAACCGTTTAAATGAGCGCTTCAAACGTGAAGGTAAAAAGCCGCTGAAGTCATTGGAAGATTTACCCAAAGACTATCAAGAGCCGGACCCTTATCTGGACGAGACAGTTCATATCGCCTTGGATTTGGCCCATAAAGAAAAAGCGCAGCCGCAGGTTGAATCCCAACCAGCAGCACCTGCGCAGTCAGCAACCGCCGCAAAATAA
- the proQ gene encoding RNA chaperone ProQ produces the protein MENQPKLNSSKEVIAFLAERFPLCFTAEGEARPLKIGIFQDLVERVQGEQNLSKTQLRSALRLYTSSWRYLYGVKVGAERVDLDGNPCGVLEEQHVEHARKQLEEAKARVQAQRAEQQAKKREAAIAAGETPEPRRPRPAGKKPAPRREAGAPVENRKPRQSPRLQQANQQQARPPRPQAEENQPRPVPVTDISKLQIGQEIKVRAGKSAMDATVLEIAKDGVRVQLSSGLAMIVRAEHLQF, from the coding sequence ATGGAAAATCAACCTAAGTTGAACAGTAGTAAAGAAGTCATAGCCTTTTTGGCTGAGCGGTTCCCGCTTTGTTTCACCGCCGAAGGCGAAGCACGTCCACTGAAGATCGGTATTTTTCAAGATCTGGTAGAACGTGTTCAGGGGGAACAGAATTTAAGCAAAACGCAATTGCGTTCTGCGCTGCGTCTCTATACATCTAGCTGGCGTTATCTTTATGGGGTCAAAGTCGGTGCTGAGCGTGTTGATTTAGACGGCAACCCTTGTGGTGTGCTGGAAGAACAACATGTCGAACATGCCCGCAAACAGCTGGAAGAGGCGAAAGCCCGTGTTCAGGCACAACGTGCTGAACAACAAGCTAAAAAGCGCGAAGCTGCCATTGCTGCGGGTGAAACCCCAGAGCCACGTCGCCCACGTCCGGCAGGTAAAAAACCTGCGCCGCGTCGTGAAGCGGGTGCTCCGGTGGAAAACCGCAAGCCGCGTCAGTCACCTCGCCTACAACAGGCTAATCAACAACAGGCTCGGCCACCTCGTCCACAGGCCGAGGAAAACCAGCCACGCCCTGTGCCGGTCACAGATATCTCTAAACTGCAAATTGGTCAAGAAATCAAAGTCAGAGCAGGCAAGAGCGCGATGGACGCAACCGTATTAGAAATCGCTAAAGATGGCGTACGGGTGCAGCTGTCTTCAGGTCTGGCGATGATTGTGCGCGCAGAACACTTGCAGTTCTGA
- a CDS encoding GAF domain-containing protein, translated as MKKAEFYAELKRDLSALIAGETNFIATLANASALIYERLEGLNWAGFYLLDGNQLVLGPFQGKIACVRIPVGKGVCGTAVAENRVQRVGDVHAFPGHIACDAASNAEIVLPITVKGIVIGVLDIDSIVYDRFDKDDELGLISVVAGLCEHLELCDSSKYVTKSAS; from the coding sequence ATGAAAAAAGCAGAATTCTACGCGGAATTAAAACGTGATTTGAGTGCCCTGATTGCAGGTGAAACCAACTTTATCGCCACATTGGCTAATGCCAGCGCTTTAATTTATGAACGCCTTGAGGGTTTGAATTGGGCGGGGTTTTATTTGCTCGATGGCAATCAATTGGTATTAGGCCCTTTCCAGGGGAAAATCGCTTGTGTACGCATTCCTGTTGGGAAAGGGGTGTGTGGAACTGCGGTGGCAGAAAATCGCGTTCAGCGGGTCGGTGATGTGCATGCATTCCCCGGTCATATTGCTTGTGATGCCGCCAGTAATGCTGAAATTGTGCTGCCAATCACAGTTAAAGGAATAGTTATCGGCGTTTTGGATATCGACAGCATTGTTTATGATCGCTTTGATAAAGACGACGAATTAGGCTTAATCTCAGTCGTGGCGGGGCTTTGCGAGCATCTTGAGCTTTGTGACAGTTCAAAATATGTTACAAAGAGTGCAAGTTGA
- the yebS gene encoding membrane integrity lipid transport subunit YebS: MKIHAIQRPLSTARGQRCCQCDALFTLPPLNSRQTAYCPRCSAKIASGRDWSLTRLTAIAVAMLLLMPFAFTEPLITIRLLGTRIDASLLEGIWQMSSQGHPITASMVAFCILGAPITLTVSILYLRIGSRIGMNLRPILLMLERLKEWVMLDIYLIGMAVACIKVKEYADVMAGSGLIAYLTLTLLSILVLVHLNLEQLWERFYPQEPPPGPRETLRACLSCHYTGHPDVQGRCPRCHTPLRHRRRHSIQKTWAALIASIVLLLPANLLPISIVYANGVRMEDTIFSGVVSLASSGNLPIAAVVFIASVLVPFTKVIVLITLLLSIHLKTQHSLKTRMRLLRLITWIGRWSMLDLFVIALMMSLINRDQLLSFTMGPAAFYFGSAVILTILAVEWLDSRLIWDAHATGNAEYTD; encoded by the coding sequence ATGAAGATACATGCCATTCAACGCCCATTGTCCACCGCGAGGGGTCAGCGGTGCTGTCAGTGCGATGCGCTGTTTACCTTGCCCCCTCTCAATAGCAGGCAGACTGCCTATTGCCCGCGTTGCAGTGCGAAAATAGCCAGCGGTCGCGATTGGTCATTGACCCGCCTGACAGCCATCGCTGTCGCTATGCTGTTATTGATGCCGTTTGCCTTTACTGAGCCGCTCATTACTATCCGCCTGCTCGGTACGCGCATTGATGCCAGTTTGCTGGAGGGGATTTGGCAGATGAGCAGTCAGGGCCACCCGATTACCGCCAGTATGGTGGCATTTTGTATTTTGGGTGCACCGATTACATTGACCGTCTCAATACTGTATCTGCGGATTGGTAGCCGGATTGGCATGAACCTGCGTCCCATTTTGCTGATGTTGGAGCGCTTGAAAGAGTGGGTCATGCTGGATATCTATCTTATCGGCATGGCGGTGGCCTGTATTAAAGTCAAAGAATACGCCGACGTAATGGCCGGTAGCGGATTAATAGCCTATCTGACCTTAACATTGCTGAGTATTCTGGTGCTGGTGCATTTGAATCTGGAGCAATTGTGGGAGCGCTTTTATCCGCAAGAGCCCCCCCCCGGCCCTCGAGAGACACTGCGAGCTTGTCTCTCCTGTCATTATACTGGGCACCCTGATGTGCAGGGGCGCTGCCCGCGTTGCCATACACCTTTGCGCCATCGCCGCCGTCACAGTATCCAAAAAACTTGGGCGGCATTAATTGCCTCTATTGTATTGTTATTGCCCGCTAACCTATTGCCGATATCAATTGTTTATGCCAACGGCGTGCGCATGGAAGATACTATCTTCTCAGGCGTGGTTTCTCTCGCTTCATCGGGTAACCTGCCTATTGCCGCCGTGGTGTTTATCGCCAGTGTGCTGGTGCCCTTTACCAAAGTTATTGTCTTAATAACATTGTTGCTGAGTATTCATCTCAAGACACAGCACAGTCTGAAAACCCGAATGCGGTTGCTGCGCCTAATAACCTGGATTGGCCGCTGGTCGATGTTGGATCTCTTTGTTATTGCACTAATGATGTCGCTGATTAATCGCGATCAGCTCCTTTCTTTCACTATGGGGCCAGCAGCCTTCTATTTTGGGTCTGCGGTCATTTTGACTATCCTTGCTGTTGAGTGGCTGGATAGCCGATTGATTTGGGATGCACATGCAACAGGAAACGCCGAATACACCGACTGA
- a CDS encoding LysR family transcriptional regulator — protein MTKPDLNLLITLNVLLAEGSVVRAAQRLGLSPSAMSRALARLRQTTGDPLLVRAGRALVPTPRALELREQVSQLVQEATSALRPAETLNLAQLTRIFTLRTSDGFVENFGAALLARVNQDAAGVRLRFMQKMNKDSTLLRDGIVDLETGVVGASTSPELRTRALFGDGFIGVVRAGHILSEGEITAERYAAQGHIMISRRQGHKGPVDDALQLLSLERNAVTYVDGISTALALVKGSDLVATVPERHTLNLRDGMYSFPLPITSPTIRVAMLWHPRMDADPAHRWLRKCVLDVCDDSYQGSTFAAL, from the coding sequence ATGACAAAACCTGATCTCAATTTGCTTATCACGCTCAATGTTCTGCTCGCGGAAGGTAGCGTGGTGCGAGCCGCTCAGCGATTGGGGCTGAGCCCATCGGCGATGAGCCGGGCACTGGCCAGATTGCGCCAAACCACCGGCGACCCTTTATTGGTTAGGGCGGGGCGGGCGTTGGTTCCGACGCCAAGAGCACTTGAGCTGCGTGAGCAAGTGAGCCAATTGGTACAAGAGGCCACATCGGCTCTGCGCCCGGCGGAGACACTGAATCTTGCGCAACTGACGCGCATTTTCACCTTGCGAACCAGTGATGGGTTTGTGGAAAACTTTGGTGCGGCGTTGTTAGCCCGAGTTAATCAGGATGCGGCGGGTGTGCGGTTGCGCTTTATGCAAAAAATGAACAAAGACAGTACGTTACTTCGCGATGGTATTGTCGATTTGGAAACCGGAGTGGTGGGGGCTTCTACCAGCCCTGAATTGCGCACGCGGGCGTTATTTGGGGATGGTTTTATCGGCGTGGTCAGGGCAGGGCATATATTGAGTGAGGGGGAGATAACCGCTGAGCGCTATGCTGCCCAAGGCCATATTATGATTTCACGGCGTCAGGGTCATAAAGGGCCGGTTGATGATGCGTTGCAATTATTGAGTCTTGAAAGAAACGCGGTCACTTATGTTGATGGTATCTCGACCGCACTGGCCTTAGTGAAAGGCTCTGATTTAGTGGCCACGGTTCCTGAACGTCACACCCTGAATTTGCGCGATGGAATGTACAGTTTCCCGCTGCCAATAACCTCACCGACTATCAGGGTTGCTATGCTGTGGCATCCACGAATGGATGCTGACCCAGCACATCGCTGGTTGCGAAAATGTGTGTTGGATGTCTGTGATGATAGCTATCAGGGCAGCACATTCGCTGCCCTGTAG
- a CDS encoding MFS transporter, whose protein sequence is MKTISHRLNSLKADNAALRKTILSLSLPMLLSSLATSIANVGLPTLTQALNASFQQAQWVVLAYLLAMTTSAISIGRMGDIIDKRLLLIAGIGLFTLASLGCAFAPTIEMLITARILQGLGAAAMMTLTLALVGETISQEKTGRAMGMLGTVSALGTALGPSLGGMLIAGFGWPAMFFINIPFGLLALFLALRYLPTNQTQILQPRSGFDPIGMLLLGLTLALYALSMTWGHGTFTADNLGLLGGAAISAGLLIWAEKSAKNPLIQAAILRHSVLRGGLIMSALVSTIMMSTLIVGPFYLSGALGLPAQWVGLAMSAGPIVAALCGIPAGYGVDKLGVRIMVTCGLVGITFAAIVLAIIPTGLGVLGYIIPVCVMTAGYAIFQTANNTSMIQSVGAERRGVVSGMLNLSRNLGLITGASGMGAVFALASASQNSQLATVMNITQGMQLTYGVTALLAALALGISIIPLSNKTNQ, encoded by the coding sequence ATGAAAACGATTTCCCACCGCCTAAACTCACTCAAAGCTGACAATGCCGCGCTACGAAAAACAATTCTCAGTCTCTCACTGCCGATGTTGCTTTCTTCCCTGGCCACCAGTATTGCTAATGTCGGATTACCCACATTGACCCAAGCTTTAAATGCTTCGTTTCAACAGGCGCAATGGGTGGTATTGGCCTATTTACTGGCGATGACCACCTCGGCAATCAGTATTGGGCGCATGGGCGATATTATCGACAAGCGCCTATTGTTAATCGCGGGAATCGGATTATTCACCCTAGCGTCACTGGGGTGTGCATTTGCCCCCACCATCGAAATGTTGATTACAGCCCGCATCCTGCAAGGTTTAGGGGCCGCCGCCATGATGACACTCACTTTAGCGTTAGTCGGTGAAACCATTAGTCAGGAAAAAACAGGGCGCGCCATGGGGATGCTCGGCACAGTATCCGCTCTCGGCACCGCCCTTGGCCCCTCTCTCGGTGGCATGCTAATTGCGGGCTTCGGCTGGCCCGCTATGTTTTTCATCAATATTCCGTTTGGATTATTGGCACTATTCCTGGCATTGCGTTACTTACCCACCAATCAGACTCAAATACTGCAACCTCGCTCAGGTTTTGATCCCATCGGAATGTTGCTGTTAGGCCTGACTCTCGCACTGTATGCGCTGTCAATGACTTGGGGGCATGGCACGTTCACTGCTGATAATTTAGGGCTATTAGGCGGGGCAGCTATCAGTGCCGGATTATTGATCTGGGCAGAAAAGAGCGCGAAAAACCCCTTGATTCAAGCCGCCATATTGCGCCATTCCGTGTTGCGCGGGGGCTTAATCATGAGCGCGTTGGTCAGCACCATCATGATGTCGACCCTGATTGTCGGGCCATTTTATCTTTCAGGTGCTTTGGGCTTGCCCGCGCAGTGGGTTGGGTTAGCGATGTCTGCTGGCCCAATAGTCGCGGCGCTGTGCGGTATTCCGGCTGGCTATGGGGTGGATAAATTGGGGGTTCGAATCATGGTTACCTGCGGTTTGGTCGGAATAACTTTCGCGGCCATAGTATTGGCGATAATCCCCACAGGTTTGGGTGTGCTTGGCTATATCATCCCCGTTTGTGTGATGACGGCGGGTTATGCCATTTTCCAAACAGCCAATAATACCTCAATGATTCAATCAGTTGGCGCAGAACGGCGAGGGGTTGTTTCCGGCATGCTCAATCTTTCACGTAACCTTGGGCTGATAACCGGCGCATCGGGCATGGGGGCTGTTTTCGCCCTCGCGTCAGCATCTCAAAATAGCCAATTAGCAACAGTGATGAATATTACCCAAGGAATGCAATTAACTTATGGCGTCACAGCACTATTAGCCGCGTTAGCATTAGGAATTTCCATCATTCCATTAAGTAATAAAACTAATCAATAA
- a CDS encoding Csu type fimbrial protein produces MKKPLLILGAMVLLQSAPSAESAGTVNGTLGATLTIITGCYINDGSAPGGLANLGTVNFGSVPDLNVRIRQPYSSTANGTLNLYCSAGTLYSIAIDNGAHASGTQRRLAGGTSEFVNYNLYNDNAYTVPWGTSGAGLLAGTATAIATPIPLTVYTEVPVQATPSVSTYTDTVNVTVSW; encoded by the coding sequence ATGAAGAAACCCTTACTTATTCTAGGTGCGATGGTTTTATTACAGTCAGCTCCGTCAGCAGAAAGTGCCGGTACGGTCAACGGGACGTTAGGCGCGACATTAACGATTATTACTGGCTGTTATATCAATGACGGTTCTGCCCCTGGCGGCCTGGCTAACTTAGGCACAGTCAACTTTGGCTCGGTACCAGACTTGAATGTTCGGATCAGGCAACCGTATAGCAGCACAGCCAACGGCACGCTGAATTTGTACTGTAGCGCCGGGACGCTCTATAGCATCGCGATAGATAATGGAGCCCATGCTTCCGGTACCCAACGTCGATTGGCTGGCGGGACTTCCGAGTTTGTGAATTACAATTTGTATAACGACAATGCTTATACTGTCCCATGGGGGACCAGTGGTGCGGGCCTTCTCGCTGGAACCGCAACCGCTATCGCCACGCCTATCCCACTCACTGTCTACACTGAAGTTCCGGTGCAGGCGACGCCGAGTGTCAGTACCTATACCGACACCGTTAATGTGACCGTCAGTTGGTAA
- a CDS encoding Csu type fimbrial protein yields the protein MTLDSIPANSPINRDKTALLWFIFSLLLLRTYPAYAVSKTANITVNATLLPTCMAGTSVSGATSFGTLNFGSTTVLNTPIAVTGQANTGAISVQCSKNTSFTVLLSPGQSGSVSSRYLAGGPTSQRVNYNLYTDAAHSHIWDNTVGVSQVATGQPVTLPVYGLIPIQSTPAAGIYTDTIQVTVNW from the coding sequence ATGACACTGGATAGCATCCCGGCGAACTCACCGATAAATCGTGATAAAACGGCCCTATTATGGTTTATTTTTTCGCTGTTATTACTGCGAACTTATCCGGCTTATGCCGTTTCCAAAACCGCTAATATCACGGTCAATGCCACGTTATTGCCCACCTGCATGGCGGGAACCTCAGTGAGTGGTGCCACCAGCTTTGGCACATTAAATTTTGGCTCAACCACCGTGTTGAACACCCCGATAGCGGTTACCGGCCAAGCCAACACCGGGGCGATTTCCGTCCAATGCAGCAAAAACACCAGCTTTACCGTGTTGTTAAGCCCCGGCCAAAGCGGCAGTGTCAGTAGTCGCTATTTGGCGGGCGGGCCGACAAGTCAGCGTGTGAATTACAACCTATATACCGACGCCGCTCATAGCCATATTTGGGACAACACCGTGGGCGTGTCACAAGTTGCCACCGGACAACCCGTCACCCTCCCGGTTTATGGGCTGATCCCGATACAAAGCACACCAGCGGCGGGTATTTACACCGATACCATTCAAGTCACTGTCAATTGGTAG